Proteins encoded in a region of the Diospyros lotus cultivar Yz01 chromosome 9, ASM1463336v1, whole genome shotgun sequence genome:
- the LOC127809116 gene encoding uncharacterized protein LOC127809116: protein MPQGDYIDLHRKRHGYRHDHFERKRKKEAREVHKRSQIAQKALGIKGKMFAKKRYAEKAQMKKTLAMHEESSTRRKVDDNVHEGAVPAYLLDRETTTRAKVLSNTVKQKRKEKAGKWDVPLPKVRPVAEDEMFRVIRTGKRKTKQWKRMVTKVTFVGPGFTRKPPKYERFIRPTGLRFTKAHVTHPELKCTFNLEIIGVKKNPNGQMYTSLGVVTKGTIIEVNVSELGLVTPAGKVVWGKYAQVTNNPENDGCINAVLLV, encoded by the exons ATG CCTCAAGGAGATTACATAGACCTTCACAGGAAGAGGCATGGCTATCGCCATGACCACTTCGAGCGCAAGCGCAAGAAGGAGGCTCGCGAAGTTCACAAGCGATCCCAAATTGCTCAGAAG GCTCTTGGTATCAAGGGAAAGATGTTTGCTAAGAAACGCTATGCTGAAAAGGCCCAAATGAAGAAGAC GTTGGCTATGCATGAAGAATCATCAACCAGGCGAAAAGTGGATGATAATGTTCATGAAGGAGCTGTTCCTGCTTATCTACTTGATCGTGAAACAACTACAAGAGCAAAG GTTCTCAGCAATACTGTaaagcaaaagagaaaagagaaagctGGGAAATGGGACGTTCCTCTACCAAAG GTCAGGCCTGTGGCAGAAGACGAAATGTTTAGAGTGATCAGAACCGGTAAACGAAAAA CCAAGCAGTGGAAGAGGATGGTCACCAAAGTCACATTTGTAGGACCTGGTTTTACAAGGAAGCCTCCAAAGTATGAGCGTTTCATCCGCCCTACAGGATTGCGTTTCACTAAAGCCCATGTGACACATCCTGAATTGAAATGCACTTTCAATCTTGAGATCATCGGAGTGAAGAAAAATCCAAACGGGCAAATGTACACCTCCCTTGGGGTTGTGACTAAAGGAACCATTATTGAG GTGAATGTAAGTGAACTAGGTCTCGTCACACCAGCCGGAAAAGTGGTGTGGG GGAAGTACGCCCAAGTGACAAATAATCCAGAAAATGATGGTTGCATAAATGCCGTTCTCCTCGTCTAG